A segment of the Streptomyces sp. L2 genome:
GAGCAGGCAGCCGCCGATCACCGCTGCGGCGATGTAGATCAACTCCTGGCCCACGCCCTCGCCGGACTGGACGGTGTTGAACGAGAACAGCTGGTGCATGCCGACGAACCAGGCGCCGAAGCCGACCAGCATGAACAGGGAGATCTTGGTGAACTTCACGGGCACGCCGACGGCCCGCGCGCTCTCCTTGTTGCCGCCGACCGCGAAGATCCAGTTGCCGTACCTCGTGCGCAGCAGCACCCAGGTGGCGATGGCGGCGAAGACCAGCCACCAGACCACCGTGATCTTCACCTCGACCCCGGCGACGTCGAACGACGACGCGAAGACCTTCTTGGCCTGGCCGAAGCCGTCCATGTCGCTGATGTCGTCGGTGGCCACGTTGCCGGTGACCAGCTTGGTCACCGCCAGGTTGACGCCCTGGAGGATGAGGAAGGTGCCGAGGGTGACCAGGAAGCTGGGCAGTCCGGTCTTCACCACCATCCAGCCGTTGAAGGCGCCCACGGCCAGGGAGACGACGAGGGCGACGATCACGCCCACCCAGACGTTCATGGTGAGCTGGTAGCTGAACATGCTCGCGGTCAGCGCCGAGGTGATCACGGCGACACCGGCCGACAGGTCGAACTCGCCGCCGATCATCAGCAGCGCCACGGGCAGCGCCATGATCCCGATGGTCGACGACTGGTAGAGGACCGTCGCCATCGAGCTGCCCTGCCGGACCGAGGGCGCCGCGATCTCGAAGAAGACCAGGACGGCCACGGCCCCCAGGAAGACGCCGACCTCGGGCCGGGCCAGCAGCCGCAGCACCAGCGGGCGCCGCGTGGTGCGGCCGTCGGTCTGCTTGGGGCCGGGGGCCGGCGGTTTTCCCACCGCCGGCCCTGCCTGCTGGGCCATGCTCATCACCGGGTGCCCTTCGCGGCGAACCGGGCGACCTGGTCGACGTTGGACTTGTCGACGAAGGCCGGGCCGGTCAGCACCGGCTGCTCCCCGCCGCCGCTGTAGTTGCCGTTGTTCTTGTAGAGCCAGAGGGAGTCCACCGCCAGGTAGCCCTGGAGGTACGGCTGCTGGTCGACGGCGAACTGGATGGTGCCGTTCTTGATGGCTCCGGTCAGCTGCTTGTTCAGGTCGAAGGTGGCGACCTTGGCCTTGCTGCCGGCGTCGGACACGGACTGCACGGCGGTCAGCGCGTAGGGGGCGCCGAGCGCGACGACGTAGTCGATGGAGTTGTCCTGCTTCAGCTTGGCCGTGATCGTCGACTTCACGGACGGCATGTCGGTGCCGTTCACGTACAGGGTCTCAGTCGTGCCGGAGAACGTCTTCTTCATGCCGTCGCAGCGCTGGGTGAGGCCCACGTTCCCCTGCTCCTGGATGACGCAGACGGCCTTCTTGGCGCCGACCTCGTCGAGC
Coding sequences within it:
- a CDS encoding ABC transporter permease; the protein is MSMAQQAGPAVGKPPAPGPKQTDGRTTRRPLVLRLLARPEVGVFLGAVAVLVFFEIAAPSVRQGSSMATVLYQSSTIGIMALPVALLMIGGEFDLSAGVAVITSALTASMFSYQLTMNVWVGVIVALVVSLAVGAFNGWMVVKTGLPSFLVTLGTFLILQGVNLAVTKLVTGNVATDDISDMDGFGQAKKVFASSFDVAGVEVKITVVWWLVFAAIATWVLLRTRYGNWIFAVGGNKESARAVGVPVKFTKISLFMLVGFGAWFVGMHQLFSFNTVQSGEGVGQELIYIAAAVIGGCLLTGGYGSAIGPVFGAFMFGMVNQGIVYAGWNPDWFKAFLGVMLLGAVLINLWVQRTATRR